The following are encoded in a window of Pirellulales bacterium genomic DNA:
- a CDS encoding purine-nucleoside phosphorylase translates to MHALFDQIQAAVSAIRKVWQGKPQAGIILGTGLGGLAREIEVEASIDYGELPHFSRSTAIGHAGTLVCGRLGGATVVAMEGRVHSYEGYSFQQITFPVRVMKFLGADLLIVSNACGGMNPLYRIGEVMVIDDHINLMNGNPLIGINDDRLGPRFPDMSRAYTPELVERALEVARRENFVAHRGVFAAVSGPNLETRAEYRFLRTIGADCVGMSTVPECLVAVHSGMRVLGLSAITDMCFPDSLKPVEIQEILHAAGIAEPKLRKIVLGVLAQESRVV, encoded by the coding sequence ATGCACGCTCTCTTCGACCAAATCCAAGCAGCGGTTAGCGCCATCCGCAAGGTGTGGCAAGGAAAGCCGCAGGCTGGAATCATCCTCGGCACCGGATTAGGCGGTCTGGCTCGGGAAATCGAAGTGGAAGCGTCGATCGACTACGGCGAGCTTCCGCATTTTTCGCGATCGACGGCCATCGGCCATGCCGGAACGCTGGTGTGTGGGCGGCTGGGCGGAGCGACGGTCGTCGCGATGGAAGGGCGAGTCCATTCCTACGAAGGCTATAGCTTTCAACAGATCACCTTTCCCGTGCGGGTGATGAAATTCCTCGGCGCCGATTTGCTGATCGTTTCCAATGCATGCGGCGGGATGAATCCGCTGTACCGCATCGGCGAGGTGATGGTGATCGACGATCACATCAATTTGATGAACGGCAATCCACTCATCGGCATCAACGACGACCGGCTCGGACCGCGATTTCCCGACATGTCGCGGGCCTATACGCCGGAGCTAGTCGAGCGGGCCTTGGAAGTGGCGCGGAGGGAAAACTTTGTCGCGCACCGCGGCGTATTTGCCGCCGTCAGCGGGCCAAATTTAGAAACGCGGGCAGAATATCGGTTCCTGCGGACCATCGGCGCGGATTGCGTCGGCATGTCCACCGTGCCCGAGTGTCTGGTCGCGGTCCACAGCGGCATGCGCGTGCTGGGATTGTCCGCGATCACCGACATGTGCTTCCCCGATTCACTCAAGCCGGTCGAGATCCAAGAAATCCTTCATGCCGCCGGCATCGCCGAGCCGAAGCTGCGAAAAATCGTGCTGGGCGTGCTGGCGCAGGAATCGCGTGTGGTCTAG